From the genome of Phycisphaerae bacterium:
CGCGACGGATATCGCTGCTCGCGGTATCAACGTCGAAGGCATTTCGCACGTCATCAATTTCGATGTTCCCACGTTCGCGGAAGATTACATCCATCGCATCGGCCGAACTGGCCGGGCTGCCGCGACAGGCGACGCGATAACTTTTGCTTCCTATGACGAACTGCTGCACCTGCGAAACATTGAAAAATTCATAGGACGCAAGTTTGTGCACGAGAGGTGCGAAGGTTTTACCTATACCAAACCCATGCTGACTCAGCCCGTAAGTAAACCGTCGGCTCGTCACCCGCACGCAAGTCGAATCAGCGCTGGCGGCAGGGGCCACAGCCAACGCGGCGGCAGAAGAAAACGCTACTAACAAATTGTCAAATTCGTTATTGTTTAAACACACAAAACCCGGAATCCAAAACTTTGTGGGGCCGGTTTATTTTTGTTTCTTATACCGATTGACTCTTTAATTCTTATTCCCGCTGAAGCTTACTCCGTATTTTATACTGGGCGGTTTTGACCTTTTTTTGAATATTGTAAACCGAGAATGTTTGCGTATAATTGTGACATGTAAACTGGCAAAAAGGTTCGTTTGTTTTATGCAATTATGCGAAAAATGAGATTTTTAGGCAAAAAACAGAGTTTTGTCTGGAAGCAAAACCCGAATGCGGGTTTATCTATGAACCATATAAACAGTCGTTGTGCAAAGAAAGAAGGATGAATTATGTCAAAGAGTATGTATTGCCCTAACTGCCATGCATATGTAGGCGACTGCGGTCATGTCTCAGGGGGCCTCGCTGGCCCCTCGACGCTGTCAGGCACATGTGGTAAGTGTGAACGTCAGTATTCAGTGACATGCAATGGTGACTGCCTCAAGGAGAAAGCTGAGGCAAAACAAGGAAGTTTTACCACCGGCCTCCGAATTTCCGAGGACGGACGAAAAATCATTGATGACAATGGTGACGAACTTGCGACGTTTAGGGAGGATATTGTTGTTCGCACCGAAAACAAAGGCGGCGACTTTCGTCTTGAAGGACAAATGGTGTGTAAAAAGGAGTGTATTGCGTGGGACTCAAATGGGAAATGCGTTAGGTACTATACATCATGTACTTATATACCAGCACCCACGACATAGTACGATGGTGATGGTAAATCGTGGTAAATAGATGGCATAGCAAGCGGCTGTAGTGGATGGGTTTTACCATTGTTTTTATGGGCTGGTAATTATCTAAACAGTTCTTTGAAGTAATCAGGCAGTTTGGCCTCGAATGTCATCTCTCGGCCGTCGGCGGGATGCTTGAAGGAAATGGATTTGGAATGAAGTGCCAAACGTCTGTACCCATCTTCTTTTCCGTATTTTCTGTCGCCCACAACCGGATGGCCTTTATCCGCAAGATGAACGCGAATTTGATTTTTGCGGCCGGTCAGAAGATTAATTTGGAGCATACTGAACTGCTTGGTTTCTTTCAGAACTTTATAAGCGGTCTTCGCTAATTTGCCTTTTCCGGAATCTGTCGTGGAATAAACAACAAAGGCCTTGTTCTCGGCCAGGTACGAAGTAATAATTCCCTCTTTAGGCGAAGGCGTTCCGTGAACGACGGCAATGTATATCTTGCAGACGTCTTGCCACTGGTCCTGCAAACGTGATTTTATTTCTTCGCTTTTTGCGAAAACAAGAACGCCTGATGTCCACTGGTCCAGCCGGTGAACGGTGAAAATCTGGTTTCGCGATTTGCAATTTCCTTTGCGAACGTAGTCGGTAAGGATGTATTGAACGGTTCTTGTTTTGTCGGTTAGCGTTTTGACGGTCAACAGCCCGGCCGGTTTATTGACTACGATAATATCTTTATCTTCGTAGAGAATTTCGAGTCCTTTGGGGAGATGTCTGTAAGGCGACTGTTTTTTACCGGGCATATTTGTATTCTCTAAACGATAAAACCATCTTTGAAGTTTCGCGTCAAAGTCATTTGATGTCAATACCGTTTTTCGCCGGCAGCGGCTTGACCAATACCAGTCCGCACAGCAGTAATAACGATTTGGCAAAAGCCGCGATTTTGACGCGGATTTCTCTGGTTAATTTGGGCCACAGAGGGTACCCAGCTACGCGAAGAGCTATGCTGAGGCAGGCAGATTTATTAAGATTGGCGATATATTTAATCTTTCAGTTTCTTTTTATGTTTTGTCTCGGCCTTCTTTATATTTTCCGCGGCTGGTAAATTCTCCGGCATGGTGCCGCCGATCTCCTTAATTGTCTGTCGGATTTTCGCTCCGACCTGGCGATGTGTACGGTTTGCTTTTTCCCTTCCCTTAATGTTTTCTCGCCTCAGTTTTTCTTCGGTTTGGGTAGCCCTGAAAAGATTAGCTGCAAGCTCGGTGCTGCCCATATAGTCGAGAATCTGCTGTCCTTTT
Proteins encoded in this window:
- a CDS encoding RluA family pseudouridine synthase, producing the protein MPGKKQSPYRHLPKGLEILYEDKDIIVVNKPAGLLTVKTLTDKTRTVQYILTDYVRKGNCKSRNQIFTVHRLDQWTSGVLVFAKSEEIKSRLQDQWQDVCKIYIAVVHGTPSPKEGIITSYLAENKAFVVYSTTDSGKGKLAKTAYKVLKETKQFSMLQINLLTGRKNQIRVHLADKGHPVVGDRKYGKEDGYRRLALHSKSISFKHPADGREMTFEAKLPDYFKELFR